The following proteins come from a genomic window of Montipora capricornis isolate CH-2021 chromosome 9, ASM3666992v2, whole genome shotgun sequence:
- the LOC138015082 gene encoding uncharacterized protein isoform X2: MESQAVHMMFLSGGNQLLCGTSAKMRQSLTSTNGVVFIDDPEINRTFAEFLLQVQGHLLSGSNKEGMSAPRAGVMLSSNSPEISRCDYPLERMAQQRVQ, from the exons ATGGAATCCCAAGCAGTCCACATGATGTTTCTTAGTGGTGGAAACCAGCTTCTCTGTGGCACCTCTGC TAAAATGCGGCAGAGCCTGACATCAACCAATGGTGTTGTATTCATAGACGACCCTGAAATTAACAGAACATTTGCTGAATTTCTTCTTCAAGTGCAAGGTCATTTACTCTCGGGTTCAAACAAAGAGGGCATGAGTGCTCCTCGAGCTGGAGTGATGCTGTCGTCAAACTCACCCGAAATATCAAG aTGCGACTATCCATTGGAAAGGATGGCGCAACAGAGAGTACAATAA
- the LOC138015082 gene encoding uncharacterized protein isoform X1 — protein MRLSIGKDGATESTIKYIIHDSLTEDASLKELLTLERLEASIVDAVKRNKEMILTWLNPKVTVTNVNGNKVPAVAIMASMVDSFANLSHAKLSQMPKLLAFISMRHQKEQWET, from the exons aTGCGACTATCCATTGGAAAGGATGGCGCAACAGAGAGTACAATAAAGTACATAATCCATGACTCATTGACTGAGGATGCCAGCCTAAAAGAGTTGTTGACTCTGGAAAGGTTAGAGGCATCCATTGTTGATGCAGTGAAGAGGAACAAGGAAATG ATCCTTACCTGGCTCAACCCCAAGGTAACTGTCACCAATGTGAATGGCAACAAAGTCCCAGCTGTGGCCATCATGGCATCAATGGTGGATAGCTTTGCTAATTTGTCACATGCT AAATTGTCCCAGATGCCAAAACTATTGGCATTTATTTCAATGAGGCACCAGAAGGAACAATGGGAGActtaa
- the LOC138015081 gene encoding uncharacterized protein isoform X1 gives MRIEPHNPRDPPAAEPPLGILIVMEDDSALEYIRSIAKRVQFIEDKLTEHVTQMCNLVTGLELPAAAYQNESTGNHLKDIYWSLKLHLLFHLGVEAATKHPELKDLGLRLQLTDKELAYLPNETSAHDPGSIFLKIVSDLEESPEARIGSEVHADRVLTRAANAFNNYLPGSRNLFKPKVLAKVSRDGIWRVGSSVAVSNFLRPIYLHNTIFAFQENLLKAIILVGDDGVRDSQASRWEAMAFAVKRSLKVKPPCDNCRRIFRRLEGFISNGPTPSGPTFLGACAEYCPVNSLLTDDPVTLREQILILRKEKSHREQCTQLFQRYREIADTCEEAYRRYVYYGQIEHLQADYENILPTLFIFGFDPHCGL, from the exons ATGCGGATCGAGCCGCACAATCCGCGTGATCCGCCCGCCGCAGAACCCCCACTTGGTATACTAATTGTAATGGAGGACGATTCCGCGTTGGAATACATACGATCAATTGCAAAGAGAGTGCAATTCATTGAAGACAAGCTAACGGAGCATGTTACACAAATGTGTAACCTTGTCACGGGGCTCGAATTACCTGCCGCTGCATATCAGAACGAATCAACAGGAAATCACTTGAAAGATATTTACTGGAGCTTAAAGCTTCATCTTCTCTTTCACCTTGGAGTAGAGGCTGCGACAAAGCACCCAGAACTCAAGGATTTGGGTTTACGGCTTCAACTCACAGACAAGGAATTAGCCTATCTTCCGAATGAAACGTCTGCTCATGATCCTGGAAGCATATTCTTGAAAATC GTTAGTGATCTAGAGGAAAGCCCAGAGGCTCGCATAGGAAGCGAGGTCCACGCAGACAGGGTGCTTACAAGAGCAGCAAACGCCTTCAACAATTACCTTCCCGGCTCAAGAAACCTGTTTAAGCCCAAAGTCCTAGCAAAAGTGTCACGTGATGGCATATGGCGCGTAGGATCATCAGTGGCAGTCAGTAATTTTTTAAGGCctatttatttgcataatacgatttttgcttttcaagaaaATCTATTGAAAGCAATAATATTAGTGGGTGACGATGGCGTAAGGGATTCACAGGCTTCGAGATGGGAAGCTATGGCGTTTGCCGTCAAGAGGAGTTTAAAGGTTAAACCACCTTGCGACAACTGCCGAAGGATCTTTCGGAGATTGGAGGGTTTTATTTCCAATGGTCCGACTCCCAGTGGTCCCACATTCTTGGGCGCATGCGCAGAGTACTGCCCCGTAAACAGTCTTCTGACTGATGATCCAGTCACGTTGCGAGAACAAATCTTAATACTCCGCAAAGAGAAGAGTCATAGAGAGCAATGTACACAACTTTTTCAAAGATACAGAGAAATTGCTGATACCTGCGAAGAAGCCTATAGGAGATATGTTTATTACGGGCAAATCGAACATTTACAAGCTGATTACGAAAATATCCTACCTACATTGTTCATATTTGGTTTTGACCCACATTGCGGATTGTGA
- the LOC138015081 gene encoding uncharacterized protein isoform X2, translating to MADQGEQVPQVPAGENLQAAQAVAVAHPPLPPPPQNQEEPANPNPGQNAAGEQVTLEVSDLEESPEARIGSEVHADRVLTRAANAFNNYLPGSRNLFKPKVLAKVSRDGIWRVGSSVAVSNFLRPIYLHNTIFAFQENLLKAIILVGDDGVRDSQASRWEAMAFAVKRSLKVKPPCDNCRRIFRRLEGFISNGPTPSGPTFLGACAEYCPVNSLLTDDPVTLREQILILRKEKSHREQCTQLFQRYREIADTCEEAYRRYVYYGQIEHLQADYENILPTLFIFGFDPHCGL from the exons ATGGCTGACCAGGGCGAACAAGTTCCACAGGTTCCGGCAGGCGAAAACCTTCAAGCTGCTCAAGCAGTCGCCGTCGCGCATCCGCCGCTGCCTCCACCTCCACAGAACCAAGAAGAGCCTGCTAATCCAAATCCTGGTCAAAACGCCGCAGGGGAACAGGTTACGTTAGAG GTTAGTGATCTAGAGGAAAGCCCAGAGGCTCGCATAGGAAGCGAGGTCCACGCAGACAGGGTGCTTACAAGAGCAGCAAACGCCTTCAACAATTACCTTCCCGGCTCAAGAAACCTGTTTAAGCCCAAAGTCCTAGCAAAAGTGTCACGTGATGGCATATGGCGCGTAGGATCATCAGTGGCAGTCAGTAATTTTTTAAGGCctatttatttgcataatacgatttttgcttttcaagaaaATCTATTGAAAGCAATAATATTAGTGGGTGACGATGGCGTAAGGGATTCACAGGCTTCGAGATGGGAAGCTATGGCGTTTGCCGTCAAGAGGAGTTTAAAGGTTAAACCACCTTGCGACAACTGCCGAAGGATCTTTCGGAGATTGGAGGGTTTTATTTCCAATGGTCCGACTCCCAGTGGTCCCACATTCTTGGGCGCATGCGCAGAGTACTGCCCCGTAAACAGTCTTCTGACTGATGATCCAGTCACGTTGCGAGAACAAATCTTAATACTCCGCAAAGAGAAGAGTCATAGAGAGCAATGTACACAACTTTTTCAAAGATACAGAGAAATTGCTGATACCTGCGAAGAAGCCTATAGGAGATATGTTTATTACGGGCAAATCGAACATTTACAAGCTGATTACGAAAATATCCTACCTACATTGTTCATATTTGGTTTTGACCCACATTGCGGATTGTGA